A genomic region of Capra hircus breed San Clemente chromosome 21, ASM170441v1, whole genome shotgun sequence contains the following coding sequences:
- the FSCB gene encoding fibrous sheath CABYR-binding protein, with product MEEKDESEQSISAGRQEIRKRRRPSQPMVDKSQQTEVTEKKKQLSIPQASCPKAAFSIGNIPGSKLNYEYHRVSSQLQQTWIKRKRVQDMADKSVQTEAIAEEKKEEIKLVCEAVVPEEKPAAVEVGPEFPESVQEVEVPPSRYSVQVKTDRSQQTTCTGDWTMMNFPQKEKVDKEQQTYFSESEIVVIGWPANSFSKSKEGAQKHKSSGNIFVSEHPEFQPTTSSNEEIRQQSISRTLSISPTKKESPVPLEDEKDVPVEVQPPAAEEISAEEQLPLDEITKEELPVEVQPPPAEEAPGDEAPAKVEPMPDEEPLSEEPPAEEAPVEIQPSPVEDTAGYEAHAKVEATSSEETLLKEPLTEVQPPSAEEAPIHEAPELQLSPAVESPAEEAPADTEPPPAEEAPVEESPEVQSPPAEEAPAEEPPEVQSPPAEESPAGEPTEVQSPPAEESPEEEAPEVQAPPVEEAPEEAAPEVQSPPAEESPAGEPPEVQSPPAEEAPEEVAPEVQSPPAEEAPVGEAPAEAEPPPAEEAPAGESPEVQSPSAEEAPEEAAPEVQSPPAEEAPEKEAPEVQSVPAGQVPAEEPLEVQPPPSEEATEEASEVQFLPTDEASAEEGLGFQSPAADKAPEEEAPEVQSPPAEEDPAEAAPEVQSLPADEASAEEATEEVQSLPTEEAPAEEAPDELQPPSAEETTSEMVSVEKQPSLTGEPFITPISLEEISVEVLLPPFEQTPADEALVENVSPVDQAPKEADVLVVKLESGNLDDKPKSEEPLERDTVPKDSSDTKNEGVSFEIQGVIHIELEQGPPPQLWSDLN from the exons atggaagaaaaggaTGAATCTGAACAGTCTATCTCAGCAGGCAGGCAAGAAATTCGAAAGAGAAGACGACCCAGCCAGCCCATGGTAGATAAATCCCAGCAGACTGAagtgacagagaaaaagaaacaattgtCTATACCACAAGCATCTTGCCCCAAAGCTGCCTTTAGTATTGGTAATATTCCTGGAAGCAAATTAAACTATGAATATCATAGAGTATCTTCTCAACTTCAGCAAACTTGGATAAAGAGAAAGCGTGTACAGGATATGGCTGATAAGTCTGTGCAGACAGAAGCTAttgcagaagagaaaaaagaagaaatcaagttAGTTTGTGAAGCAGTGGTACCTGAGGAAAAGCCAGCTGCTGTTGAAGTAGGTCCTGAATTTCCAGAGAGTGTTCAGGAAGTAGAAGTTCCACCAAGCAGATACTCTGTTCAAGTCAAAACAGACAGATCTCAGCAGACTACTTGTACTGGAGACTGGACAATGATGAACTTTCCTCAAAAAGAGAAAGTAGACAAGGAACAGCAGACATACTTCAGTGAATCAGAAATAGTGGTTATTGGATGGCCGGCTAATTCTTTTTCAAAGTCAAAGGAAGGTGCACAGAAGCACAAATCTTCAGGGAATATTTTTGTCAGTGAACATCCTGAATTTCAACCCACAACAAGTAGCAATGAAGAAATTAGGCAGCAAAGTATTAGCAGAACATTATCTATTTCACCAACCAAAAAAGAGTCTCCTGTACCTTTAGAAGATGAGAAAGATGTTCCAGTTGAAGTACAGCCTCCTGCTGCAGAAGAGATCTCTGCTGAAGAACAACTTCCACTAGATGAGATTACCAAAGAAGAGCTTCCTGTGGAAGTACAGCCTCCACCAGCTGAAGAGGCTCCTGGAGATGAGGCTCCTGCTAAAGTAGAGCCTATGCCAGATGAAGAGCCTCTTTCAGAAGAGCCTCCTGCTGAAGAGGCTCCTGTTGAAATACAGCCTTCCCCAGTGGAAGACACTGCTGGATATGAGGCCCATGCTAAAGTAGAGGCCACCTCATCAGAAGAGACTCTTTTAAAAGAGCCTCTTACTGAAGTTCAGCCTCCTTCAGCTGAAGAGGCTCCTATACATGAGGCCCCAGAACTTCAACTTTCACCAGCTGTGGAGTCCCCTGCAGAAGAGGCCCCAGCTGACACTGAGCCTCCACCAGCTGAGGAGGCCCCTGTAGAAGAGTCCCCAGAGGTTCAGTCTCCACCAGCTGAGGAGGCCCCTGCAGAAGAGCCCCCAGAGGTTCAGTCTCCACCAGCTGAGGAGTCCCCTGCAGGAGAGCCCACAGAGGTTCAATCTCCACCAGCTGAAGAGTCCCCTGAAGAAGAAGCTCCAGAA GTTCAGGCTCCACCAGTTGAAGAGGCCCCTGAAGAAGCAGCTCCAGAAGTTCAGTCTCCACCAGCTGAGGAGTCCCCTGCAGGAGAGCCCCCAGAG GTTCAGTCTCCACCGGCTGAAGAGGCCCCGGAAGAAGTAGCTCCAGAAGTTCAGTCTCCACCAGCTGAGGAGGCCCCTGTAGGAGAGGCCCCAGCTGAAGCTGAGCCTCCACCAGCTGAAGAGGCCCCTGCAGGAGAGTCCCCAGAGGTTCAGTCTCCATCAGCTGAAGAAGCCCCTGAAGAAGCAGCTCCAGAA gttcaGTCTCCACCAGCTGAGGAGGCCCCTGAAAAAGAGGCCCCAGAAGTTCAGTCTGTACCAGCTGGGCAGGTCCCtgcagaagagcccctggaagttCAGCCTCCACCATCTGAGGAGGCCACTGAAGAGGCCTCAGAAGTTCAGTTTCTACCAACTGATGAGGCCTCTGCAGAAGAGGGCCTAGGATTTCAGTCTCCAGCAGCTGACAAGGCCCCTGAAGAAGAGGCCCCAGAA GTTCAGTCTCCACCAGCTGAGGAGGACCCTGCAGAAGCAGCTCCAGAAgttcagtctttaccagctgatgaGGCCTCTGCAGAAGAGGCCACAGAAGAAGTTCAATCTCTACCCACTGAGGAGGCTCCTGCAGAAGAGGCCCCTGATGAACTGCAGCCTCCATCAGCTGAAGAAACTACTTCAGAAATGGTCTCTGTTGAGAAACAGCCTTCACTCACTGGAGAGCCCTTTATTACACCAATCTCTTTAGAAGAAATCTCTGTTGAGGTTCTGCTTCCACCATTTGAGCAAACCCCTGCAGATGAGGCTCTTGTAGAGAATGTGTCTCCAGTAGATCAGGCTCCAAAGGAAGCAGACGTCCTGGTAGTAAAATTAGAATCAGGGAATTTGGATGATAAGCCAAAATCTGAAGAGCCTTTAGAACGGGATACTGTTCCTAAAGATTCATCTGATACCAAGAATGAAGGGGTTTCTTTTGAAATACAGGGTGTGATCCATATAGAACTGGAACAGGGGCCTCCTCCTCAGCTGTGGTCTGATCTTAACTAA